Below is a window of Electrophorus electricus isolate fEleEle1 chromosome 12, fEleEle1.pri, whole genome shotgun sequence DNA.
ATGTTTATGATAGCCATGTCTCGTCCTAAGAGACATACAAGTGAGCTAAGGTAGGtcagctaactaactagctatcTTACTGAATGGAAGCTTACTGACTAGCTGGAATAGTAGCAATTTTGTCAAGCTTTCCACAATTAGAGGAAATTGTTACTTTCCTCTAATTTaaaattgtgattttaaaatggtttgCAGTGAATTTATAGCAATGTTGATTCataataatgtgttaatgtgagAATTTCCTTGTTTTCAGTATATCCTGAGGTTACAGTAAGGTGTTCCAGGAGTACTCCCGGTCTATTAGCCAGTTGTACCCGGACATCCGAATTGAAGGCGAGAACTACCCTCCCAAACCCATCAATAAGTGAGTCAATTATCCAAAAATATAGTGTCTGAAAGTgacatgaatacattttgaatgaataCATATAGCTAGAGACGTTAATTCCTGCCATTCATTTTAATGGGACAAAGTAAAAGTGTTCTTTTTGTCTAATGTCTCATCTGACACCTGAATAGGCTGGCTGCAGTTGATATTGTCCCtttctaaataatttttttagatTATCTTCTGGGCACAGGTTGTGACCATTTGTGGCGGGGGAGACTTGCCTTAAGTGTGCCTCACAGATTCATTGTGTGTTTCACAGATATATTTCAAATTTAATCTCCTACTTCAAATTGCTTGCCATTGCCCTGATTGTCACTGGACAAAATCCTTTTCAAATGCTTGGAGTGAACACACCAAGAGTTTGGTCCTGGGGCCAAGAAAATAAGGTATGAGATTACTTCTTCTCTCACCATGCTGCATGTGAGAAACAGTGCAGGTGTATTCCAAGCATATTTGATCAGCAAAGTAGGTATCGAGTTGTCTTCAAGTTGTGTATTCTGTCACAGATCATTTATTAGCAGttattaagatttttaaaaattcatgtaTATAGCCGTAGGTATCACATTTTTGCCAGTGTACAAATGTAGCAGGCTAGTGTGAAGTAGTTCCATATCTAACAACTTTTTGACAACTGATTTTCTATAACAGCACTTTAGGAAAATGTggatttctttattattattctgttcaAGCACAGAAAACCTATGGGATCCTATGTGGGGGGTTTGGTTGTTGTCTTACTAGTCATAGTTTTTGggattattgtttatttgttctttcaGATATTCTCGTGTCTCATGGCATTCTTCCTCAGTAACATGTTAGAAACCCATTTCCTGTCTACAGGAGCATTTGAAATAACATTAAATGGTGAGATTTCTTTTAAGACCACCTGCTTGACCATTCTGAAACATCTAAGCATTTgctttttgttcttcattttcagGCTGGCTATCCTGCTATTCAAACTATTTGCAGATATTTGTATTGACAGTTAGTCATGAGCAAATTCTTAAATCAGCAACTATTTTAGGTTTATTAATGGCACGACTTGTTCTCATTATTGATTAAACTGTCCTTGTAGTTTATTAGTTGACACTGAACTGACAGATTTATagatgaaaataattattgtgGCCAGATTGAAACTGAAGAGCTCTTGGGTTTAAGGGAGCTTGACCAGAAAATTAATAACTATTCTTAAGTTATTCTTTCTCATGGTTTTAGGTATTGAACCTATTTTAGTTGGTTGCCAGATATTCCAGTTATTACAGACAAACTTCTTTGTGTTGTATAATACTTAGACTAATTATGTCCTTTAGTGTTAAGTTGAATGTGTGGTTTTTATATCTGTCTTCTCTGTATGTGTTGAATTGCATACTAAACACATTGAACTTAATGTCTGTACCTGCCTTTTTACATGTGCCTCAAATATGCCTATTTTTTTGTAGATGTTCCAATTTGGTCAAAACTGCAGTCAGGTTATGTACCCAACATTCAAGAGCTATTCCACATCCTAGACAACCACCTCAAGATGAATCAGGTCGACAAGCTAAAATTCCCCTCACCATAGTACTGTTGCACAAGCTGAGAGACAAGTAAGTGATAAAGGCAGTATATTGCCaccagtgtttttgtttgtttgtttgttgttgttttttttgggggggggttgtcagGGGTCATCTCAGGATATACACTGAACTTGCTTTCCCTAATATGTTCGGCCATAGCTTAATTAGCCTATACTGAT
It encodes the following:
- the selenot2 gene encoding selenoprotein T2 — protein: MAEYSQTGILTALLLFTVVTLRDIYLGRTMTQQLEHQASESMGPESYMDQDIHTQRHTKPKFYTGPVLKFQYCISUGYSKVFQEYSRSISQLYPDIRIEGENYPPKPINKYISNLISYFKLLAIALIVTGQNPFQMLGVNTPRVWSWGQENKIFSCLMAFFLSNMLETHFLSTGAFEITLNDVPIWSKLQSGYVPNIQELFHILDNHLKMNQVDKLKFPSP